ACAGGTTCATCACATTTTCCTATTTATAACACTGCAACTTTTGACTTAAAAAAACAAAGTAGTGAAAATGGTGAAAAGATTTATGATTATACAAGGAGTGATAATCCAACAAGAGAAAGCTTAGAAAATCTCTTTGCCTATGCTGAAAATGGAGCTGGTTGTGTATGTACACATACAGGAATTGCTAGTGTAAATCTACTTTTTGAAACAGTTTTAAAAGCAAACTCTACAATTTTAGTAGAAGCTGATTGCTATGGTGGAACAAATAGACTTTTAAAAATCTATAAAGAGAAATATAATATTGAAGTAATAAAAGCAGATTTTCACGATTTTTCAATGCTTGAACATATTTTAAAAACTTCTAGTGTAGATTTAACTCTTTGCGAAAGCCCAACAAATCCAGGATTAAAAATAATTGATTTAGAAAAAGTTGCAAATCTTTGTAAAAAATATAATTCACTTTTTGCAGTTGATAACTCACTTGCTACTTTTATAAGCCAAAAACCTCTTGATTTAGGAGCTGATTTTTCACTATTTTCAACTACAAAATATATAAGTGGGCATGGAAGTGTAATTGCTGGAGCAATTGTTGCAAAAACTAAAGAGAACTCAGATAAACTTCACTACTACTCAAATGCTCATGGACACAATCAAAATCCACTTGATGTTCATCTAATATCTTTAGGAATTCCTAGTTTAAAAATAAGAGCAAAAGCAAGTAGTAAAAACTCTATTAAATTAGCAAAATTTTTACAAAAGCAAGATTTTATTACAAAAGTAACTCATCCTGCTTTAAAATCACACGAAAATAGAAAATTAGCAAAAAAACAGATGAAAATAATTCCTGGAGTTTTTTGTGCTGATTTTAAAACTGTTGAATTAGCAGAAAAATTTATAGAAAATAGCAAAATATTTGGAGAAAAATGCTCTTTTGGAAGTCCTGATAGTAGAGTCGAAATTCCTTCAAAAATCTCTCATGCTAGTTTTTCTAAAGAGGAGCTAAAAGCTATTGGAATAAGTGATAGTACAGTACGATTTGCTATTGGTTTTGAAGACTTTGAAGATTTAAAAAGAGATTTATTACAAGCGATAAAATGATAAGAGATTCTATTTTTAAACCAATAGTTTGTGGAGAGACTCTTCCACAAACTAATATTCACGCTGTCTCAACTTCAATGCCAACTTTACAAGATGTAATAGATTATGAAGAACAAACTCCTGAAATTTTAGAAAAAATAACTGTTGCATACCCCAGATTTGTAATTCACCCTTATTT
The Aliarcobacter faecis genome window above contains:
- a CDS encoding PLP-dependent transferase, whose amino-acid sequence is MKNSLETTLCHPTSFAPFKDVTGSSHFPIYNTATFDLKKQSSENGEKIYDYTRSDNPTRESLENLFAYAENGAGCVCTHTGIASVNLLFETVLKANSTILVEADCYGGTNRLLKIYKEKYNIEVIKADFHDFSMLEHILKTSSVDLTLCESPTNPGLKIIDLEKVANLCKKYNSLFAVDNSLATFISQKPLDLGADFSLFSTTKYISGHGSVIAGAIVAKTKENSDKLHYYSNAHGHNQNPLDVHLISLGIPSLKIRAKASSKNSIKLAKFLQKQDFITKVTHPALKSHENRKLAKKQMKIIPGVFCADFKTVELAEKFIENSKIFGEKCSFGSPDSRVEIPSKISHASFSKEELKAIGISDSTVRFAIGFEDFEDLKRDLLQAIK